CGCTTTTATTTATTTACGTGCTAGGTGGTATTGCCGGAGGCGCGGGATTTCTTTTTTCTGACTCTCACGGAACGGTCCCGATGGTAGGGGCGAGTGCTTCGATCAGTGCACTTTTAGCTTTCTATTGTGTTGCCGAAACCCGAATAAGAGTTCGGTTTCTTTATTTTGTGTCTCCTATGCCCGGGCAATACGGTGCTATTTATTTGCCGACGCTTTTAATTGTGCCTTTATTTTTGGTCGTAGATTTGGCCAATTTGTGGGCAACCCCTGAGGGCTTGGGGAGTGGCGTGGCTTACGCGGCTCACCTCGGAGGAACGCTAATAGGCGCTTTGGCAGCCTTTGCTTATAGATGGAAGGCTCCTTCTTCGCTTCCAACAGCTCCGCAGATTTAGCTCTGTAATTAATATATACCCGTTGACACGAATATTACCGATAGGACACATTGTCCGCCAGAGGCTGAACATCACCCCCAACTAGAAATGGCGGACCTGAATGAAGCTAGCGAAGCTCATTAAGTCAGTGATTGTATTTACATCGTTATCTGTTTGTGTGGCCCAAGCGGCTCAACAACAAACCACTCGTGTCGTTCCCTATTACGGGGATGATTTCTACCGCGATTTGAAAGCGGGAGTTTCCAACGAAGATTTAGAAAACAGAATTAAATCTGTCTTGCGCAGTTTCCACGTGAAGCGTGCGAGCGGAAATGACTTGATCGTGAATTCTTGCATGCAAGCGCAAGGACAAGGTCGTTGTTACGCTCACACAGCGATTGGTTACAATGCTGCGAGAGTTTTTTTGATGGGGAACTATTACCTCATTAAAGACGGTAACAAAGGTTATGCGATTCGCGATGTTTATTGTGATAAAGACCGTCCCGTGAGTGATTTCCGCAGAGACTTCCCAGCACCTGGAACTATTCCTGATAATAAAGTGATTAACGTGGAGCATACATGGCCACAAAGTCACTTCACAAGAAGATTCCCGGACGAAGTGCAAAAGTCAGATCTTCATCACTTGTTTCCAACAGATTCACAAATCAATGCGATTCGCGGCAACAACATGTTCGGTGAAGTTTCTCATGATTTGATGGAGCTAAAATGCCCGGCGTCTCGTTTCGGTTTGGGTTCCGGTGGCTCTGATGAAGTTTTCGAACCGCCTCAAGATCATAAAGGAAATGTCGCTCGTGCGCTTTTCTATTTCTCTGTTCGTTACGATATGCCGATCAACCAGCTTGAAGAGGTCATCCTTCGCAAGTGGAACAAAGAAGATCCTGTCGATGCCGAAGAAATGAAAAGAAACGAAGAGATCTTCAAAGCTCAAGGTAACAGAAATCCATTCATCGATTTCCCAGAGCTTGCGGATCGTATCGCTGATTTCTAATTTCTGTTTTACATAATTAATTAGTTTTTGTTTAAAGCCTGCTGCGTAAGCGGGCTTTTTTTATCTTGAGTTCGTATTTACGAGTTAAAAACGTGCTTTTCTTGAAAATCTTAAAAAATCTGTAATAAGCCGCTTGCCATCGTGTTTTTGTTATGCTGCAATCATTTTTACGGGAGGGGTGATACCAAGGAAGGTATAGGGGAGCATGATGTTCTCACCTCTATTTTTAGATTATTGAGACCCACAGTGGAAACACTGTGGGTTTTTCTCTTTTGGGCGTTCTACTTTGCTTTTTCTGTTTTGCAACTAGGGTGGATGGCTTGGCCTGACCACTTGCCGTCGCTGCATGTGATGGTGTCGGAGATGCAGATTTCTCCCACAGGCACCGTTGGACTAAGATAACCTGTCGCTTTGCCGCCATCAGGAATAAATCCCAGCGGAGTCTCGCAACCTTTTCTTTCAATTTCAGTCACGGGATTTGTTTCAGCAGGCACAGCTTTGACGGCCGTGGGAGCGGCCCCACGATAAACTCTTTCTCCTTCACTCGGAGGCGGGGCTGCTTTAGGCAGAGTAGCTTCATCGGAATTTACGGTTGATGAGGTAGGTTGGCTTGAGCAACCGGCGATCAAAATCATGGTGATAAACAAGATTTTTTTCATAACCTTAGTTTCGGAAAACCAACTGTGTATTTCAAGTAAGATCTGGTTTTCCCTGAATTATTCGGTCTCGGGTCGAGCAATCTGTCTCAGATTGAGGCTCGCTGTTTGTAGTTAATATAAATTGCTTTAAGTTTATAAATGAATTTCCGATTTGTTAGGCATGAAAAATCTAATATTGTTGATTCTGTCTATGGCGGTCATCGCGTGCTCTAAAGAAGAAATCACTTTGCCATCTGCTGGTCAATTCGAGGGTGGAACTTGGTATGCAGATTGTTTTTCCAAAGATGGAGCTTATCAAAAACGCACAGCCAAGTTCGATGGCGGTTCTTACTCTCACTCAATGACAATTTATAGCGACGCTTCTTGTTCTGTTCAGCAAATAGAGACTGGAGAAACGGGGACTTATGTTATTGGTGGCCCAATATCAGAAGGTTCTCATTCTATAAAGTTGGATCTCACTATTGGGGCGCTTACCGTTAAACCTCTTAATACAACTGTGGAGGAAGTAACCTTCCTACCGTGGGTACAACTTACTATGATATCTACATGATCTATCCAATCACTCTGCCAGATGTGCCTGGTTATCCAGGCACAGGAAGTAAAGAAGGTGAAATGAGTTTTGGATATAACGACGCAACTTATGACGGATCTACACCTGATAAACGTCCGACGGCAGTGACTTCTCCGAATTATCATCGGTGAGGTGAACGATTAAAAAACAAAAGCCAGCTCATCGAGCTGGCTTTTCATTTCGAAAATCGAATTTTCTAAAAAACTATTCTTCCGCTGGAGCGAAACCGCGACGAAGAGTATTTTCAGTCACTGCTGCTGGTTCCATGTATTGTTTGATGTAATCAGGGCCGCCGGTTTTTGAACCGATGCCTGACATTTTAAACCCACCAAATGGATGACGATCGACCATGGCACCTGTGATACCACGGTTGATATACAAATTACCCACTTCGAATTCTTCTTTCACGCGAGCGATGTTTGCAGGGGAGCGAGAGAACACGCCACCTGTCAATGCATACTCTGTGCTATTCGCGATTTCCAAAGCGTGATCCAAGTTTTTCGCGCGGATCACAGCTACAACTGGGCCGAAGATTTCTTGTTGAGCCAGTTTTGAATCACCTGGAACATCACCAAAGATTGTTGGCGGAACGAAGAAGCCGTTTGTTGGCGCTTGGCCTTTGAACAACAGCTTATTCGTTTTTTCTGTCTCAGCAATCGTATTCAGAATACGTTCATAAGCTTCTTTATCAACAACCGGTCCCATGTAAGCTTTTGGATTTTCAGCAGACATGACTTCGATAGATCTTGCTGCTTCCACCAAACGATCTGTGAAACGATCGTAAACTTCATCAAGAACGATCACGCGGCTTGCCGCAGAACATTTCTGGCCAGAGAAACCAAACGCCGAGTAAAGAACTCCATCCACCGCTTCATCAAGATCCGCATCGTTATCGATGATCACGGCGTTTTTGCCGCCCATTTCGATAATGCATCTTTTCACGTGTTGTTGTCCTGGTTGAACAACAGAAGCGCGATTTAGGATGTGCAAGCCGACTGCTTTAGAACCTGTGAAGGCAATTGTTGTCGTGTATTTGTGGTTCACAATGTATTCACCAACTTCTTCGCCGAATCCAGGAAGGAAGTTGATCACACCTGCTGGGAAGCCAGCTTCTTGAACCATCTTCATCAGGCCCCAAGCAACCACGGAAGATTGCTCTGCAGGTTTCATCACAACAGTGTTTCCTGTTACAGCCGCTGCCGTCACCATGCCTGCAAGGATCGCCAGAGGGAAGTTCCAAGGAGCGATCACCGCCACAACACCGCGAGGTTTGTAGATGTAGTGAGAAAGTTCACCAGGAAGGCCACCCACGCGAAGTGGTTTTTGAAGATTGCGCATATCGCGAGCGTAGTAACGACAGAAGTCGATCGCTTCACAGATATCACCATCAGCTTCCGCCCATGGTTTACCCACTTCAAGAACTTGAGTTGCGATTAATTTGAAACGATCACGAACCATGATGTCAGCGAGTTTATCAACAAGAGCTGCGCGTTCTTCCGCAGGAACATTTTTCCAAGTTTTGAAAGCGGTTTGAGCCGCTTGCATAGCTTGTTCAGCTTGCTCCACATTCGCCATGCTGATCTTACCGACAACTTGTGAGCTTTCAGATGGGTTCACGCGGTCAAAGATTTTCTCAGAACGAATTTCTTTGTTGTTGATCATCAAAGGCACATTCACTGGAAGAGCGGCACGAGCCTCCGCCAATGCTTTCAACATTTTTTCGCGATCCGCTTTCACTGCGAAATCCAAAAGAGGTTCGTTATAGAACTTGCCTGGTTTTTTTGGAATCACAGGAGACGTTGGAGTCAAACCTTGCGCTGGGTCTTTTAACAGCTCAGCTGTGGTTTTGTTATCCGCGAATTTTCCACGAAGCCAAGATTCATTCGAAGAGTTTTCAAGCAAACGACGAACAAGATACGCCATGCCTGGGATGAGTTCTCCGACAGGAGCGTATTCACGCATGCGGTAACCCATGTCGACCAAAGTTTTCTTGATCGGCTCAGCCATTCCGTAAAGCATTTGGAATTCCAAAGCTTCTTTCGGGATGTTTAATTTTTCTGCGTAAACCATGCACGCTGCGATTGTTCTTACGTTGTGAGACGCAAAAGCAGGGCGGATGTACTTGATATTTTCAAGGAAGTATTTTGCGCACAATTCGTAGTTTGCATCTGATTCTGCTTTGTTTGTGTAAACAGGAACAGGCCAGCCACGTTGTTCAGCCTCGATAGTTTCGTAATCCCAGTAGGCTCCTTTTACAAGACGAACCCAGAACGGAGTGCCGCGAGTTTTTGCAAACTCAGTCAACATCTTGACGTCTTCAAAAGAATCGCGAAGGTAAGCTTGGATCACAACGCCAAAGAATTTATAATTTTTAAATTCAGGTTCGTTGATAAGTTCTGTGAACACTTCCAAAGTCAAATGTTTGACAGAGTATTGTTCCATATCCAGATTGATGAAGACACCTTTTTGCATTCCAAGACGGAACACAGGACGCATACGATCTTTCAGGATTTTCTTAGTTTCATCCCAAGCAAGATCTTTGATTTGCGAGTAAAGCGCTGTCATTTTCACGGACACGTTTACTTTTGGCAGCGCACCTTCATGATCGCGATCGATTTGCGGAACTTCGTCCCACTTCTCAGCATCTTTAGCGAGCCAGTTTACAAGCTCCACGTATTTGTTTGTGTACTCTTGAGCTTCTTTCTCTGACAAAATCGCTTCACCCAAAATGTCGACTGTGAAAGTCATTTTGTTTTTGCGCGCTTTTTTCAAAACGGGAAGAGCTTCATCAGGATTTTCACCTGTGATGAACATTTGCGCCATGCCGACGACATTCTTTTTGATGGCACTCGCCATCAAGCCCGGAGCCAAGGAACCTAAGCCAAGACCGACGTTGAAAACCGGAGGAAGTTTTCCACCGTCTTCAGCAAAATATTCTTTCAAGTGACGAGCGACTTCATCACCGGAGTTGATGGAAGGAAGAACGTCCACGAAGCGGAACATGTTCGTTTTGAATTTTTCGTTTTTCATACTCCATTCCATGATGGAGCCATACCAGAAATCTTTAGAAAAAATGGAAGCCTTTGATTGGCTTTCCATGCGCTTCATAATCTCTTCGCCACGGGCGACGATTTGCGATTGGATGTCGTTCATATTTTTACCTCAAATGAGAGGCCGCATATTCGCTCTGCTAGGGAGAAAACTCAAGGACTTTGCTGGACTAAAGAGGGTGTGTAAAAACGGAATAACGATAAGCGTCAATTGGTGTGATTTAAGCCTAAAAAAGAATTAAATCACTTTCCAAGAATGCTTCGCCTTCGAGACGATCTCGGCTTCCAAAACATCGCCCTTTTTAAAAGGGCCGACCCCCGACGGGGTGCCCGTTAAAAGCAGATCGCCGGGCATCACCGGAAAGTGAAGGCGCACGAAATCCAAAAGCTGCTCCAGAGAGAATATCATTTGGGCGGTGTTGCCATGTTGGCGAACGTCGCCGTTAATTTTTAAAATAATCTCTAAGTTTTTTAACTCATCCAAGTCGTTCACTGGAAAAAAGCCAGAGAGCGGGCAGGAGTCTTTAAAACTTTTTGCCAAGGTCCAAGGATGTCCTTTGGACTTCAATTGATTTTGTTTGGCTCTGTCCGTGATATCAATAGCGATGCAGGCTTCATCAATTTGCAAATTGTCGTTAAAGCGAAGTGCGAGTTCCACTTCGTGATGAAGTTCATTCGTCCATGAGGGCATGTGAATTTCTTTCGCAGCGATGGAAGAAGTGCTTCCGGCTTTTAAAAAGATCATGGGTTCAGTCGGAACTTCATTGCCAAGTTCTTTGGCGTGCTCAGCGTAATTGCGGCCCACGGCCCAAATATTTTGAATCATAAAAGCACCTTTTTAAATTCAATGAATTCGTAAATTCCGTCTTTGTTCACATCAAAGCCGATGTACTGACAAGGACTCCAATGAGAAAATTCTGAATCCGAAAGATCTTTGTCGCTGGGAACAATGCTCATCGCTTCGACGACAAGATCATAGTGACTGCAAAGAAAAATCACGGCGTCTTTGTGTTCAGCGGCACTCTCAAACAGCTTTTCAATACGTGAGCGAAAATCAGTTAGTTTTTCATCGCTTTGTTGTTCAAGCAGGGACGTATTGATTTGCAAAGGCAAACTAAAATGCTGAGAGAGCGGACGAAACGTGCTGTGCGTGCGCTTTTTCGGAGAAACCCATAATTCTGTCGGCTTCGGCAATTCGTTTTTGAGCACCTTGTCGAGAACCTTCGAGGCCTGAGCGTGGCCCTCGGCGGTCAAATCAGGATCGCCGGAAAAGTCCATGGCTTTTTGTGCATGTCTAAAGAGATAGATCTTCATGATTTGGGTTCTCTCTGCTTGAAATTAACAGCCTGCTTTGTTACTTTGCGAAAGTAGTTTTCCATAGAGTGCAGGAGTTTGTCATGAGTAAAGAGCGTGTTCATCGTTTTGTTTCCAAAGATTTGACGGTGCGAATTGCCGCAGTGAACGCGACTGAAGTTGTTAAACATATGCAAGGTCTGCAAAATACATATCCTTTGGCGACGGTGGCCGTAGGACGCAGCATGGTAGGCGCTTTGCTGATGGCCGCGCAATTGAAAGACGGTCAAATGGTGGGCTTGCTCTTTAGGGGAAACGGCGCTTTGCAAAGCGTTTATGCGGAGGCTTCTTTCAATGGCCAGGTTCGTGGCTACACTCCGAATCCGCAGTATCAACCACCGAATTACGACAATGGTCTAAGCCTTAAAGAGGCGATCGGAAACGGCACCTTGAGTGTCGCTCGCCATCAACCTTTCCAAAAGCAACCGTTTCACGGAACGGTGGAGTTGGTGAGTGGTGAAATCGGGCAGGACATTGCTCACTATCTTCATCAGTCTCATCAAATCCGTTCGTTGGTGTCTTTAGGTGTTTACCTTGATACCTACGGAAAAGTTCAAGCCGCTGGCGGTGTTTTGATTGAAGTGATGCCGGGAGTTTCAGAAGCTGTTGTTGAGATGATTCAGCAAAACTATGAAGACTGGAAACCAAACATTTCACAAATGTTGCTCGATGGAGCTCAGCCTGTTGATTTGGTAAAACCATTTATGGCGGGCATTGATTTTACGGAAGTGGAACACAATCAAGAGATTGAATACTTCTGCCCATGTACAAAAGAGCGTGTTGTGCGCGCTCTTGAAACATTAGGCGAAGAAGAACTTCAAGATATGATCAATAAAAACGAAACGGCGGATGTTACTTGCCAAATCTGCGGTCGTCCTTACACAGTGACGATCCCTGAAATCCAAGATATCAAAGATCGTTTGCATAAAGAATCGCTTCACTAGAATTCGCTATCGAACATTCCAATGATGGCTTTTTGCCAGAAATGCACCTTTTGCTTTTCCGTGATCGGACGGGAAAGCTTGAGGTAGCTATTATAAATACTCGTCATTTTCTTCGTGAAAGCCGGGCTGTAAATCAAAGCGCCGTTTTCCATGTCATGAATGAAACTGCGCTTGTTTAAATTCACAGAACCAATGAAAGACATCTCATCATCAATCATCACAAGTTTTGAGTGCAGGATGATTTTAGGTTCGATGTATTCATAAATCTTGATTGAGTCTTTAAATTTATTCACGCCGTCTTTATTAACGGCACCTAAAATAAAGTCAGCCGTGTCACCTTCTAAATCCAAGCGTGTGATCAGCGTGATTTTTACGCCACGGTCAGCAGCGTTCTTTAAAGCTTCACCGACTTTTTTAAGAGGGCGGAAGTACGGCGTTGAAATCAAAATCTTTTTCGAAGCATGATTGATCAATTCCGCGTAATAGTCTTCAAGGTTGCGATTGTCTTTAAAAGGAATCGAAACATAGTGTCTGATCAGTGGGTGAGTGTCGGCATCAGCGAAGTATTGCGGATCAGGACGAGCGCTCGATGTGCTTTGTGCTGTTGTGGGACGCACATTGAACGTATCAGAGTCTTGCATCCAAAGAGCGTAATACTGAACGGCGAGCTTTTCTGCAAACGTCTTTGATTTAATTAAAAATTCAAAGTCGCGCCAGTGAACGAAAGACTCTTCACCTTTAGAGTAGTTCACTAAAGAAGGAAAACTTGTGAAGTTCGGTGCTGCCCTAAATAAGAAACCATCGTGAATATTACGTCCGCCAAGAACCACGCGGTTGGCCGAAGGGTCTGTCGAAGAAAGAGTGAGGAAGATTTTCACGTGATTTGTACGGTGAAACTCATGAAGCTTGCCACCACTTCTTGCGGCATTATCATAGCGATATTGAACGACCTTGATGTTGCCGTTCTCAGAAGCCATTTTTTCAAACATCGCTTGGTCTTTTTTAAGTGTAATAACATCTGAAATAAGAACACGCACTTGGGCGCCGTGATCGGCATGGTATTTCAGTAATCGCGCCAAAACGTTGCCGTAGAAATCACTGCGATAAACTAAATAAGAAACGAAAATCGCATCAAGTTTTGGCGCTTTGGACATATCCAAAGGCAGGAAGGGATTTTTCTCTGTAAGAAACTTCTGCGGCAGTCGTTGTCCCAAAAGCATTTCTACTTTGGCTTGCAATCCCTCTTCAGGATCTTCCAAAGTTGTTAAAGAGTCTGCGCTCAGAGGACAATTCATACTGGTGAAATTGGAGTTTAAGAAAAACTGCTGCGGTTTTGTAAGGCCTGCCGCCGAAGGAAACACGCAAGCTTCATAAGTGCGCGCGAGATTTTGCAAATACCCCAGCTTTTCTTTTTCCGTTTTTAGTTGGAATGTGTACTCTTTGCTTGTATCACCCCAAGGATTTTTGAACATCACATCGCAGCTTTTCACTTCCGCAGAAGGACGGAAGCGAACCTTTTGTCCATTGAGCTTGGCATCGTACCAGCTAAATTTCGCACTTTGGAAAGCACCATATTGGTCCGCCTTAAAGAGTCCTGTTTTTAGTGCAAAGGGACCATCACAGAGAATGCGTGCTTCAAAATATTTTTGCGCATCTCTTTGTTCATCATCATTACGTGTAACCGAAGAGCCCGCACGGGAATAAGTCTCATGACGTAAAAGAAGTTCGTAGCTTCCCGCATTGACGTTACCCATAGAAAAGAAACGAGGCTGGCCTGTGCCTTTGATGTAATAAGAAAGATCGCCTAAAGTCAGTTCTTCCTCTTTCACGCCCCATGTGGAGTGCATAGTGCTTGAGAAAGTGCGGGGAGTATCGCCATGGGCTGATTTTGCTGTGTAAGAGGAGGATTGTTCTTGGAAAACTTTCTTTTGCTCTTGAAGTTTTTGAACGGATTTAGAAAGAGAATCTTCCTTCTCGCGATCTTGCGCCTTTTGCGCACGCATCAGTTGATCTTCTTGGAGTTGCAGGTTCACTTCAGAGTCATAAAGTCTTACCAATGAAAGAGGCATGCTGTTGTCGATCAAGGAAGCAGGTTCCCTCTGAAACGTCTGACAAGAGCATAATAGAATCATTGGCAGAATGAGGGCAAAACCGGAATTTCTAAACATACATTCCTCCAGGAGTTCTCATCGGAATTTGCCCGAACTATTTTAGGCACTGTCAAAACTTTAGACACCCTGGACAGGGTTGTGGTGTCAATGGGCTAGGAGTGGGGTTTGCTTATTCTAAGGGTATGAATATATTCCGTTTTAAAACCTCTAAATCGATTCCCTTGATGTGGGTGTCACTCTTTTTAGGAATCAGTGCGATCGTTGCGATCCTAAGCTTTTCCTATGAGGTTTACACGGCGAAGTCTTCTGTTGAGCAATACGTCGGTATTTGGGAAGACGACATCGCCCAAGCTAAGATTTTTCAAGGCGACCAAACGCTGCAAAATAAAATTTTAAAACAGCTTAAAGAAGTTCATGCGGCTGTGGGAGCTACCGAAGTTCAAAATCCGGAAAAGCTTCAGTGTGTGTTTTCAACAGATGTTCCGATTACTTACAACTCTTTGCCATCGGGAAGCATGAGAGTTTGCTTTAACACTGTAGATTTGGCCGTGAAGGCGTTGCTGTCGCCGCTCTTTATGTTGGGAATTCTTTTAGGAATGATTTTCCTTGGTGTCGGTGTTCGTCGTGAATTCTTAAATCAATTGCACGAACAAAAACTTGAAGCTGAATTGGCTTTGAATAAAGAAATTGCCACGATCTCTCGCCAAGTGGCGCACGATATTCGCGGCCCGTTGATGGCGCTCACAACGCTGAGCCAGCTTTCTCATGAAATGGGTTCTGACAAGAAAGAATTATTGGATCTCGCTGTGGCTCGTATTCGTGGTATTGCGGAAGACCTTTTAACCAAAGGTAAAAAAGAAAAGAAAGAAGATGTCGTTGTCGTGAAGGACGCGGGTTCGGATCTTTCTAATTTGATGGAATCGTTGCTCAAAGAATATCGTTTTTCTCATCCTAAAGTGGACTTTACTTGGCATAAGCATATTCACTCGGAAAAAGCAGCAGTAAGCTTAGAATCAATTAAAATTCAAAGGGTCGTCAGTAATTTAATTAATAATTCCCTCGAAGCATTGCCGGAAAAAGAAGCTTCCATCAATATGACTTTGATGGAAAGACAAGAGCATTGGTTGTTGCAAATCATGGATAACGGCTGCGGGATTCCCGAAGAGATTTTACCTCGGTTGATGGAAGAGGGAGTCAGTCACGGCAAAGAAAACGGCCACGGCCTAGGCCTTTTTGACGCTCGTAAAACATTGCAATCCATCGGTGGAGAACTTCAAATCCGTTCCCGCGTCGGTGTCGGAACCCAAGTCGTTCTATTATTCCCGAAAAATTTAGAATCCGTTGCGCAGATTTCTTAGTTTAGAATTTCGAAGAAATCCAAATTATTGATCAAGCTTAATGCCCAAGACATTCTCAATAGTTTTTTCGTAGACGTCTTTTTTGCGCGCTTTAGCTGGGGTCGTTTCTTTTTTGCGAATCGTCCCAGATTCTTTCGGGAAAGAGACATAAAGATCGCGCTCATTATTTTTTGCCAGAAGCTCAAACTTATATTCAGTATCTTTGCAAATAGCCGTGAGGGAAACAGGGAGCTTCAACTCTTTAGAAGGGGTGATTTGAAGTTCACTGACATTCAAAGTCGTGATTTTGATTTTTAAATCTTTCTCTGCGGGATTTTCAATGTTTTCAATTGCGCAAGGAAACGTGACGAGCGTCGGTGTCTGGGCTTCTACACGAATTTGCGGAGTGAACGAAAATACCTGAGGCGAAGAGGAAAAAGTCATCTCTTGCACCAAAAGACCCCAAGGGTTTTCAAGTGTGCGTTCGGCATTTTGTAGTTTTAATTTTGAGGTGACATAAAGTTCGTTCTTTTGCAGTTCGCCTTTTTGTTGAGTTTCCTGATGAACTTGCAGGTAGGTGCCGGCCTCATAAGAGCCGTCGTCAAATTTCTTTAAACTTTTAAGCTGTCCTAGTTGAGAAAGATTCTTTTGTTGAATTTTTTCTCTGAGACGACTTACTTCGCGAACCCGCTCTTCGCTAAGTTTGGGTGCCATCAAGAATGCCAACGATGTTTGTGATTGCCAGAAGTTGTTAGAGTCATAGTTATAAAAACGATCCAAATACTGGCGAAGAAAAGTCATCTTCTCCATTTCACCAAGCTGGATGTTTTGCAGAGATTCTTTTCCTGCTTCCATGCTGATCGCAACAACACGGGGATTGCTTTTCAGTTTCCAATAGAGGTAACTGACAACAGATCCCCAGATGATACTAACAATCAGAAGCGCAGAAAGAATCTTAGTTTTCATCAGTCGTTCTTTTCAATTGGTAATATTTCAATCACGCGGTCACGGTGTGATTTTTTATTGGGACCTTCATCAACCCATTGATCCACTTTGTATAGTTTGATGCGGGCTCTGCCTTTTTGGAAATATTTTTTATCAGCAGGGCCAATGGTTTCTTTTTCTAAAACAGAAGGGCCGTTTTGGAAGAAATCAAGTTGAGCTTTCATCTTCTCGTTTTCAAGCTTCATCACTTCAAGATCTTTTTCATCATTAAAATAATAATTCGCAGCCACGGCCGTCACAACGCCGATAATTCCGCCCCAATAAAGGGCATGCAGTTCGGGACGTTCATCGCTGGGAGCTGTTCCGGCTCCGATCGCAGCACCGACACCGACGCCGACGGCGGTTGCTGCCAAACGGCTTTTTTGGTTGGTCGCACACGCTGAAACAAAGAAGCACAATCCAAGAAGCAAAATCTGTAATTTCATATAGACAATTCTAGGTTTAAAACAAGAGTCTTGCAAACTCTTACTTCATCATATGTTGGTACATCGGGAGATACATATCTTCGGAGGGATCGACTTCCAACTCGGAACGTTCAGGAAAATCCGTAAACTCGACAGGAGCATTTTGAATGATCGCCAAAGGACATTTTTCTGCGGCTTCGCCCATCATTAAAACGGCAGCGGCAGCTAGACTGTCTGTGAGATTGATTTTCGTCATCTTAAGAGGTCTGCCAAAAATATCCTTCTGCCCAATCATATTGCGCAGAGGATGAAAGCCCGCATAAGACAATGAAACTCCAACGACACCCAAACGCAAAGGTCCAGTGCGAGAGTCTGTTAGAATGATTCCTAACTCGCTAAGTCCCAAACGTTTCATCAAAGCTTGGCGTATTCTTTCGGCCGAGACATAGGGATCTTTCGGATAAACGATAT
This region of Bdellovibrio sp. BCCA genomic DNA includes:
- a CDS encoding endonuclease I family protein; the encoded protein is MKLAKLIKSVIVFTSLSVCVAQAAQQQTTRVVPYYGDDFYRDLKAGVSNEDLENRIKSVLRSFHVKRASGNDLIVNSCMQAQGQGRCYAHTAIGYNAARVFLMGNYYLIKDGNKGYAIRDVYCDKDRPVSDFRRDFPAPGTIPDNKVINVEHTWPQSHFTRRFPDEVQKSDLHHLFPTDSQINAIRGNNMFGEVSHDLMELKCPASRFGLGSGGSDEVFEPPQDHKGNVARALFYFSVRYDMPINQLEEVILRKWNKEDPVDAEEMKRNEEIFKAQGNRNPFIDFPELADRIADF
- the pruA gene encoding L-glutamate gamma-semialdehyde dehydrogenase codes for the protein MNDIQSQIVARGEEIMKRMESQSKASIFSKDFWYGSIMEWSMKNEKFKTNMFRFVDVLPSINSGDEVARHLKEYFAEDGGKLPPVFNVGLGLGSLAPGLMASAIKKNVVGMAQMFITGENPDEALPVLKKARKNKMTFTVDILGEAILSEKEAQEYTNKYVELVNWLAKDAEKWDEVPQIDRDHEGALPKVNVSVKMTALYSQIKDLAWDETKKILKDRMRPVFRLGMQKGVFINLDMEQYSVKHLTLEVFTELINEPEFKNYKFFGVVIQAYLRDSFEDVKMLTEFAKTRGTPFWVRLVKGAYWDYETIEAEQRGWPVPVYTNKAESDANYELCAKYFLENIKYIRPAFASHNVRTIAACMVYAEKLNIPKEALEFQMLYGMAEPIKKTLVDMGYRMREYAPVGELIPGMAYLVRRLLENSSNESWLRGKFADNKTTAELLKDPAQGLTPTSPVIPKKPGKFYNEPLLDFAVKADREKMLKALAEARAALPVNVPLMINNKEIRSEKIFDRVNPSESSQVVGKISMANVEQAEQAMQAAQTAFKTWKNVPAEERAALVDKLADIMVRDRFKLIATQVLEVGKPWAEADGDICEAIDFCRYYARDMRNLQKPLRVGGLPGELSHYIYKPRGVVAVIAPWNFPLAILAGMVTAAAVTGNTVVMKPAEQSSVVAWGLMKMVQEAGFPAGVINFLPGFGEEVGEYIVNHKYTTTIAFTGSKAVGLHILNRASVVQPGQQHVKRCIIEMGGKNAVIIDNDADLDEAVDGVLYSAFGFSGQKCSAASRVIVLDEVYDRFTDRLVEAARSIEVMSAENPKAYMGPVVDKEAYERILNTIAETEKTNKLLFKGQAPTNGFFVPPTIFGDVPGDSKLAQQEIFGPVVAVIRAKNLDHALEIANSTEYALTGGVFSRSPANIARVKEEFEVGNLYINRGITGAMVDRHPFGGFKMSGIGSKTGGPDYIKQYMEPAAVTENTLRRGFAPAEE
- a CDS encoding fumarylacetoacetate hydrolase family protein, whose amino-acid sequence is MIQNIWAVGRNYAEHAKELGNEVPTEPMIFLKAGSTSSIAAKEIHMPSWTNELHHEVELALRFNDNLQIDEACIAIDITDRAKQNQLKSKGHPWTLAKSFKDSCPLSGFFPVNDLDELKNLEIILKINGDVRQHGNTAQMIFSLEQLLDFVRLHFPVMPGDLLLTGTPSGVGPFKKGDVLEAEIVSKAKHSWKVI
- a CDS encoding SixA phosphatase family protein; translated protein: MKIYLFRHAQKAMDFSGDPDLTAEGHAQASKVLDKVLKNELPKPTELWVSPKKRTHSTFRPLSQHFSLPLQINTSLLEQQSDEKLTDFRSRIEKLFESAAEHKDAVIFLCSHYDLVVEAMSIVPSDKDLSDSEFSHWSPCQYIGFDVNKDGIYEFIEFKKVLL
- a CDS encoding Hsp33 family molecular chaperone HslO, producing MSKERVHRFVSKDLTVRIAAVNATEVVKHMQGLQNTYPLATVAVGRSMVGALLMAAQLKDGQMVGLLFRGNGALQSVYAEASFNGQVRGYTPNPQYQPPNYDNGLSLKEAIGNGTLSVARHQPFQKQPFHGTVELVSGEIGQDIAHYLHQSHQIRSLVSLGVYLDTYGKVQAAGGVLIEVMPGVSEAVVEMIQQNYEDWKPNISQMLLDGAQPVDLVKPFMAGIDFTEVEHNQEIEYFCPCTKERVVRALETLGEEELQDMINKNETADVTCQICGRPYTVTIPEIQDIKDRLHKESLH